The Acidicapsa acidisoli genome window below encodes:
- a CDS encoding bifunctional YncE family protein/alkaline phosphatase family protein codes for MNWRSMGINPNLATICMCIFLGIQGTVEAQESGQAPSAPALQNLGPVGEQEAKPTKAVPPVKSVVDPGVIPSRQMITPAGLQSIFESRVNGIAFGENGESIYAAVLSQTGTHVYQINLKTNQMMRVLNTATSAGMQGLIFDPTSRTPLLDGISGSAKGQESAGQLVSLSEKESSVVADGLGSHQVGGVSVGRSKNSRGERLAVVALTFDDEAAVIDLDTKEVKGRIKTGIAPFGAVVAADSSVASVSNWGGRVPRAGERSAATGPEVNADQVLMDERGVASNGTVSRIDLISGQVTATIAVGLHPSGLVWDESHRRLYVANSNSDSISVVDTESNRLLETIAMQPFAKRVAGVSPESVALSPDNSTLYVACAGINAVGVIDLKAIHSRVAGFIPTGWYPEDVAVSPDGKTIAVSTLLGVGAGWNSANLLAREKRDGMKPELNIHRRYVHADRGTVHIIAVPDADELGRYSIAVAENNHMSLQSVSFAEGGAQGKSNPNAAPRPVPARVGEPSTIDHVVYIIKENRSYDQYFGSLGKGDGDPSLNMYADDIIPNQRKLARDFVLLDNFYANGGNSADGHQWLTQAAETDYAYWPGYNGRSYPKNGDDPLAFAGSGFLWDQLVTHDKTFADFGEYEGEMGGKTGSLRAKLLDEYKQGSEFMGAFSTRAPIARLNQYLVPDFPAYGLKIPDVVRARIFLRHLKEWESAGSMPNLVMIQLPSDHTEGTTPGFSTPKACLADNDLAVGQVVEGISHSRFWKSTLILIVEDDAQDGLDHVDGHRTVALAVSPYTQRSAIDSTFYSQVSMVKTIELILGVPPMSLFDLIANDMRHSFQQTPNLTPYQAIEPTQSIYELNPGVNALDGQSKSDAIASGKMNWQEPDDVPTEKLNEILWHDAMGTPYPSWKQHSVAFHPGMMQ; via the coding sequence ATGAACTGGCGATCAATGGGCATCAACCCTAATCTAGCTACCATTTGTATGTGTATCTTCCTTGGAATTCAGGGAACCGTTGAAGCACAAGAGTCTGGACAGGCGCCTTCTGCTCCAGCGTTACAAAACCTGGGACCTGTAGGTGAGCAAGAAGCCAAGCCCACTAAAGCAGTCCCGCCGGTAAAGTCGGTGGTCGACCCAGGAGTGATTCCCAGCAGGCAGATGATCACGCCTGCGGGCTTGCAGAGCATTTTTGAGAGCCGGGTGAACGGCATTGCCTTCGGAGAAAACGGTGAGTCCATCTATGCTGCTGTCCTCTCACAGACGGGCACTCATGTTTATCAAATCAATCTAAAGACGAACCAGATGATGCGGGTCCTGAATACCGCAACGAGCGCAGGCATGCAGGGGCTCATATTCGACCCAACGAGCCGAACGCCACTCTTGGATGGGATATCGGGAAGCGCAAAGGGGCAGGAGTCCGCAGGACAGCTGGTCTCGCTGAGCGAGAAAGAAAGCTCTGTAGTTGCAGATGGTCTCGGATCGCACCAGGTCGGCGGGGTCAGCGTGGGACGCTCCAAAAACTCGCGAGGCGAGCGTCTGGCCGTGGTAGCGCTGACATTCGATGACGAGGCTGCGGTCATTGATCTGGACACGAAAGAGGTCAAGGGCCGGATCAAGACGGGCATCGCTCCATTTGGAGCGGTTGTCGCTGCGGACAGTTCCGTAGCATCTGTCAGTAATTGGGGAGGACGTGTTCCCCGTGCTGGAGAGCGAAGCGCTGCGACCGGTCCGGAAGTGAATGCAGACCAGGTTCTGATGGATGAGAGGGGGGTCGCGTCAAACGGAACGGTTTCACGCATCGATCTCATCTCCGGTCAAGTAACAGCAACGATCGCAGTGGGCCTGCATCCATCCGGCCTCGTATGGGATGAATCGCATCGCCGACTTTATGTGGCGAACAGCAACTCGGATTCAATCTCCGTCGTCGATACGGAGTCGAATCGCTTGCTGGAAACGATCGCCATGCAGCCCTTCGCGAAGAGAGTCGCCGGTGTGTCACCCGAGTCCGTCGCTCTATCGCCAGATAACTCAACCTTGTATGTAGCATGCGCCGGAATTAATGCCGTCGGGGTGATTGATCTTAAGGCAATTCATTCCCGCGTGGCCGGATTCATCCCCACTGGATGGTATCCGGAGGATGTTGCCGTAAGTCCTGATGGAAAGACCATTGCTGTCTCAACATTGCTCGGAGTTGGCGCTGGATGGAACAGTGCAAATCTCCTGGCGCGCGAGAAGAGGGATGGCATGAAGCCGGAACTCAATATCCATCGCCGGTATGTTCACGCCGATCGAGGAACAGTCCACATCATTGCGGTTCCGGATGCGGATGAACTCGGACGGTACTCCATTGCGGTTGCAGAGAACAATCATATGAGCCTGCAGAGCGTTTCGTTCGCCGAAGGAGGTGCGCAGGGGAAGTCGAATCCAAATGCCGCTCCGCGTCCTGTTCCGGCGAGAGTTGGCGAACCGTCCACCATCGATCACGTGGTTTACATCATCAAGGAGAATCGCAGCTACGATCAGTATTTCGGCTCCCTGGGAAAGGGTGATGGCGATCCGAGTTTGAATATGTACGCAGACGATATCATTCCGAATCAACGCAAGCTCGCGCGCGATTTCGTGCTGCTCGACAACTTTTACGCGAACGGTGGCAACAGCGCGGACGGGCACCAGTGGTTGACGCAAGCTGCTGAAACAGACTATGCCTATTGGCCTGGATATAACGGACGCAGCTATCCAAAGAACGGAGATGATCCCTTAGCCTTTGCCGGTTCGGGTTTCCTGTGGGACCAACTTGTCACTCACGACAAGACTTTCGCAGATTTTGGAGAGTATGAGGGTGAGATGGGTGGCAAGACTGGATCGCTTCGAGCCAAACTGCTCGATGAATATAAGCAGGGCAGTGAATTTATGGGCGCCTTTTCCACCAGGGCTCCGATTGCACGTCTCAATCAATACCTTGTTCCTGACTTTCCGGCCTATGGGCTGAAGATTCCAGATGTTGTTAGAGCACGAATCTTTCTCCGCCATTTGAAGGAGTGGGAAAGCGCCGGTAGCATGCCTAACCTGGTTATGATCCAGCTGCCTTCCGATCATACGGAGGGGACGACGCCAGGGTTTTCGACTCCCAAGGCATGCCTTGCAGACAACGATCTCGCGGTCGGCCAGGTTGTGGAAGGAATCTCGCACAGCAGGTTCTGGAAATCAACCCTCATCCTGATAGTAGAAGACGATGCGCAGGATGGCCTGGATCATGTGGATGGTCATCGCACAGTGGCGCTTGCCGTAAGCCCCTACACGCAGCGCAGCGCGATTGATTCTACGTTCTACTCACAGGTCAGTATGGTCAAGACAATTGAGTTAATTCTAGGTGTGCCTCCCATGTCGCTCTTCGATCTAATCGCGAATGATATGCGCCATAGTTTCCAGCAGACTCCGAATCTGACCCCCTATCAGGCAATCGAACCAACCCAATCCATCTATGAGTTGAATCCGGGAGTCAACGCGCTGGATGGACAGAGTAAATCCGATGCAATCGCATCCGGCAAGATGAACTGGCAGGAGCCGGACGATGTCCCGACAGAAAAACTGAACGAGATTCTCTGGCACGATGCCATGGGAACACCCTATCCATCCTGGAAGCAGCACTCGGTTGCCTTTCATCCTGGAATGATGCAATAA